TGTTTCTCCTGCGGGAATTTGCCGCGCTTTTAGCAGCCAAAACGTGGGTGTCACCCTCCCCGCTTGCTTTTCACCCCTCCCTGCCTAAACCGCCACGATATGGCCGAAGACCGCATCATCGAGGACGATCTGATGATCGCCGATATCGGCGAGGCCGAGGTGCGTCCGGACGACCGCGTCAACGACGAGCGCCACGACGAGGACAACCGCCTCAAGCCCTCCTTCGTCAGCAAGGTGCATGTCGCGCTGGAAGCGGGCGACAAGGGCGCGGTCTATGACCTGGTCGAGCCGCTCCACGCCGCCGACATCGCCGACCTGATCGAACTGCTCGAACCGCGCGAACGCGCGCAGCTCGCCTCCACCATCAGCGACCTGATGACCGGCGACGTGGTTGCCGAACTGAACGATTACGTCCGCGAAGACCTGATGGACACCTTGTCCGCGCAGGCTGTCGCGACCATTGCCGAACAGCTCGACACCGATGACGCGGTGCAGCTGATCGAGGATCTGGACGAAGCCGATCAGCGCGCGGTCATGGCCGAGCTGGAGCCGGAGACCCGCGAGGCGGTGTCCAGTGCGCTCGCCTATCCGGAAGAAACCGCCGGGCGGTTGATGAGCCGGCACTTCGTGGCGGTTCCCGAACATCTCAGCGTCGGCGACCTGATCGATTACCTGCGCGAGGACGGCGATCTCGACCACGATTTCTTCGAGGTCTTCGTGATCGACGAGCGGCATCATCCGGTGGGCACCTGCGCGCTCAACTGGATTCTGACGACGCCGCGCAACGTCCGCCTGACCGATCTGATGAAGCGCGACCAGACCCTGATCCCGGTGACGATGGATCAGGAAGAAGCCGCGCTGATGTTCCAGAAATACGCGCTGATCTCTGCAGCGGTGGTGGATGAAAGCGGGCGACTGGTCGGGCAGATGACCGTCGACGATGTGGTGCACATCATCTCCGAAGAAGCGGCGGAAGATGCGCTGCTGATGTCGGGCGCGGGCGATGGCGACATCAACGAGCCGCTGCGCGAGGCCTATTCCAGCCGCGTGCGCTGGCTGATCGCCAATCTGGGGACGGCGGTGGTCGCCTCCTCGATCATCGCCTTCTTCGGCGCGGCGATCGAACAGCTGGTGGCGCTTGCGATCCTCATGCCGATCGTCGCCTCTATCGGCGGCAATGCGGGCACGCAGACGATGGCGGTGGCGGTGCGCGCGATTGCGACGAACCAGCTCACCCGCTCCAACACCCGCCGCATATTGTGGCGCGAGTTTCGCGTGGCGCTGCTCAATGGCGGCACGATTGCGCTGCTGATCGGGCTGGCGGCAGGCTTCCTGTTCTCGCCGATGATGGGGGTGGTGATTGCGCTGGCCATGATCATCAACATCGCGATTGCGGGCCTTGCTGGTGTGCTGGTGCCGGTGATTTTCGAGCGGCTGGATCAGGATCCGGCGGTCGCTTCCAGCGTGTTCGTGACGATGATCACCGACTCGATGGGCTTCTTCGCCTTCTTAGGTTTGGCAGTGGCGATGGGTCTGGCCACGTTCTAACCCTCTCCCGAACGATAAGGGGAGAGAGTGATGGCAGGACGGGTAGCGGGCAAGGTTGTGCTGCTGACAGGCGGCGCGATGGGCCTCGGCAAGGCGGCGACCAAGGCTTTGATGGCCGAGGGCGCGACGGTCATCATCACCGATATCGACGAGGCGGCAGGCCGCGCCACGGCGGCGGAGCTGGGCTGCGGCTACTTGCCGCAGGACGTCACCGACTGGGCGCGCTGGCAGGCGGTCATCGCCGAGGTCGAAGCCACGCATGGCCGGCTCGACGTGCTGGTCAACAACGCCGCGATCACCGTGTTCGGCTCGATTGCCGACATCAGCCCCGAAGATTTCAAGCGCTGCTACACGGTCGATGTCGACTCCATCTTCATGGGCTGCAAGGCAGCCATCCCGCTGATGGCCAAGAGCGGCGGCGGGTCGATCGTCAACTTCTCGTCTGCGGCGGGCAACAAGGTTTCGCCCGATCTGGCCGCCTATAACAGCGCCAAGGCGGCGGTGGTGACGCTGACCAAGAGCATCGCGCTCTACTGCGCGCGCGAGCAGAACGGGGTGCGCGTCAACTCGGTGCAGCCCGGAACGATCCTGACGCCCAACGTGGAGAGCGTGATCGCCGGCACGCCCGATCCCGACGCGACCCGCGCGGCATTCTCGGTCGCCCAGCCGATTGGCCGCATGGGCGAGGTTGACGATATCGCGCATCTCGTCGTCTATCTCGCCAGCGACGAGAGCAAGTTCGCCACCGGCGCGCCGTTTATTGTCGACGGGGGGTTGAGTATCGCCTGATGGCGGGCGCGGACGATCGCTTCGCCATCATCGATCTGGCCGCGCTCTACATGCGCGGGCTCGACCGGCTGGATGGTGACCTGCTCGCCGCGCAGTTCTGGCCGGATGCGGCCTGCGAATACGGCATTTTCAGTGGCAGCCCTGCGGAATTCGCGACGTTCTGCATGGCGGCGTTGGCGGATCACGATCGCAACCACCACATGCTCGGCCAGCACCTGATCGACTTCACTTCGGCAGACGAGGCCTTGGGCGAGGTCTATTATCAGGCGTACCACCGCACCACGGACGGCGACGGGGCGAAGCGCGATCTGTTCATCGCAGGCCGCTACGTCGACCGGTACGAGCGGCGCGAGGGCGTGTGGAAGATCGCCTACCGCTCCGAACTGGTGGACTGGCTGCGCGACGATCCGGCGAGCGACACCATGCTTGCAGCAGCACCCTTCATCATCGGCCAGCGCAAGCCGGACGACCCGCTCTACAATCGCGAGGCCATGCGCGCATGAGCAAGCCCGATCTCACCGCCCCTTCGGACCCCGCGCTGGCTCCCGGAGAGGCACGCTGCCCCGGCCCTTCGATGCAGGACATTCTCGATGGCGACGGGGACAATCCCCCCGCCGCGATGCGCCAGCAGGCCTACACCTTCCTCGGCGACGAAGACCTGCCCTTTGCGCGCTACATCGACCCTGAATTCGAAACCCAGGAGCTGGAGCGCCTGTGGCCGAACGTCTGGCAATGGGCCTGCCGCGAGGAGCACATCCCCGATCCGGGCGACCGGTATGTTTACGACGTCGGTCACCACTCGGTGCTGGTGGTGCGCGGCGCGGACCTGGTCGTCCGCGCCTTCATCAATTCCTGCCCGCACCGGGGCATGAAGTTCGCCGCCGAAGGCTCACGCGGGGTGCGCCGCGCCAACATCCGTTGCCCCTTCCACGGGATGAGCTGGAACCTCGACGGGACGCTTCGGGAAGTTCCGTGCCGCTGGGATTTCCCGCACGTAAGCGAAGAAAACTTCGGCCTTGATGAGGTCGCCTGCGACACCTGGGGCGGGTTCGTGTTCATCCACATGGGCGAAAACCCCCCGACACTGGCCAGCCAGCTTGAGGTGATGCCGGAGCACTTCAAACTCTGGCCGATGGATGATCGCTATGTGGCGCTGCACACCGAAAAGGTGCTGCCCGCCAATTGGAAGATGGCGATGGAGGCGTTTCTCGAAGCATGGCACGTGCTCGAGACCCACGCGCAGGCGGTCTACACCGCCGCCGACGCCAATGCGCAGTACGATATCTTCGGCAAGCACGTGTCGCGCTTCA
This DNA window, taken from Porphyrobacter sp. ULC335, encodes the following:
- the mgtE gene encoding magnesium transporter: MAEDRIIEDDLMIADIGEAEVRPDDRVNDERHDEDNRLKPSFVSKVHVALEAGDKGAVYDLVEPLHAADIADLIELLEPRERAQLASTISDLMTGDVVAELNDYVREDLMDTLSAQAVATIAEQLDTDDAVQLIEDLDEADQRAVMAELEPETREAVSSALAYPEETAGRLMSRHFVAVPEHLSVGDLIDYLREDGDLDHDFFEVFVIDERHHPVGTCALNWILTTPRNVRLTDLMKRDQTLIPVTMDQEEAALMFQKYALISAAVVDESGRLVGQMTVDDVVHIISEEAAEDALLMSGAGDGDINEPLREAYSSRVRWLIANLGTAVVASSIIAFFGAAIEQLVALAILMPIVASIGGNAGTQTMAVAVRAIATNQLTRSNTRRILWREFRVALLNGGTIALLIGLAAGFLFSPMMGVVIALAMIINIAIAGLAGVLVPVIFERLDQDPAVASSVFVTMITDSMGFFAFLGLAVAMGLATF
- a CDS encoding SDR family oxidoreductase; protein product: MAGRVAGKVVLLTGGAMGLGKAATKALMAEGATVIITDIDEAAGRATAAELGCGYLPQDVTDWARWQAVIAEVEATHGRLDVLVNNAAITVFGSIADISPEDFKRCYTVDVDSIFMGCKAAIPLMAKSGGGSIVNFSSAAGNKVSPDLAAYNSAKAAVVTLTKSIALYCAREQNGVRVNSVQPGTILTPNVESVIAGTPDPDATRAAFSVAQPIGRMGEVDDIAHLVVYLASDESKFATGAPFIVDGGLSIA
- a CDS encoding aromatic ring-hydroxylating dioxygenase subunit alpha, yielding MSKPDLTAPSDPALAPGEARCPGPSMQDILDGDGDNPPAAMRQQAYTFLGDEDLPFARYIDPEFETQELERLWPNVWQWACREEHIPDPGDRYVYDVGHHSVLVVRGADLVVRAFINSCPHRGMKFAAEGSRGVRRANIRCPFHGMSWNLDGTLREVPCRWDFPHVSEENFGLDEVACDTWGGFVFIHMGENPPTLASQLEVMPEHFKLWPMDDRYVALHTEKVLPANWKMAMEAFLEAWHVLETHAQAVYTAADANAQYDIFGKHVSRFIHAVGVPSPHIRQEVSEATLFGKLGRDPAALPEGASARAEHARLLRDELGAAFGTDLSGVSTTEMMDSIEYFLFPNAFFFPGINIRLCYRFRPLGPDECLHEILVLQPLPASGERPPPATPIRLGVEDSYTTVPGFALAEILDQDTENLKLQRDGAKASRKGAQTLGNYQEARIRQLHLTLDEYLSR
- a CDS encoding nuclear transport factor 2 family protein, whose protein sequence is MAGADDRFAIIDLAALYMRGLDRLDGDLLAAQFWPDAACEYGIFSGSPAEFATFCMAALADHDRNHHMLGQHLIDFTSADEALGEVYYQAYHRTTDGDGAKRDLFIAGRYVDRYERREGVWKIAYRSELVDWLRDDPASDTMLAAAPFIIGQRKPDDPLYNREAMRA